Proteins encoded within one genomic window of Deltaproteobacteria bacterium:
- a CDS encoding TonB C-terminal domain-containing protein, with amino-acid sequence MSVAYADTVLDEGLSPQFKWTILISIALHFAVLIFGLIVLPGMTSRRGALPLIYTVNLVTLPPQAAALAASKKVVSKPAPAPAFVPPKEKAKLIPLGPVEEKLEKKPEIKKIKKAPPPSRPARRVDTSPDLDKALARVKTKVQQKQQADNRIDSAITRLTRKTGPGDAASAFGLPGTESRSELNTKIGEYLVVIHNVINANWNMPPAGLIRKKGPLEAVYIIQIAPSGAITRGWFERKSGDKYFDQSAEKAVVRSSPLPPLPDAFKGSYFEVGLRFTPTGLGRE; translated from the coding sequence ATGAGTGTTGCCTATGCCGACACCGTTCTTGATGAAGGCCTTAGTCCGCAATTTAAATGGACGATCCTCATTTCGATTGCTTTGCATTTCGCAGTGCTTATTTTTGGTTTGATCGTCTTGCCAGGAATGACCTCCAGACGGGGTGCTTTGCCGCTGATATACACGGTTAATCTGGTGACCTTGCCGCCGCAGGCCGCCGCGCTCGCAGCCTCCAAAAAGGTCGTGAGCAAGCCAGCCCCGGCCCCCGCCTTTGTGCCGCCAAAGGAGAAAGCCAAATTGATCCCCCTGGGGCCGGTGGAAGAGAAGCTTGAGAAAAAACCGGAGATTAAAAAGATAAAAAAAGCCCCGCCGCCGTCCAGGCCAGCGCGCCGGGTGGACACCAGCCCGGACCTTGATAAAGCCCTGGCCCGTGTAAAGACCAAAGTCCAACAAAAGCAGCAGGCCGATAATCGGATTGATTCGGCCATCACCAGGCTGACAAGGAAGACGGGGCCTGGTGATGCTGCCAGCGCCTTTGGTCTGCCAGGAACCGAGTCCAGAAGTGAGCTCAATACCAAGATAGGGGAGTATCTGGTTGTCATTCATAACGTCATCAATGCCAACTGGAACATGCCGCCTGCCGGGCTTATCCGCAAAAAAGGGCCTCTGGAGGCGGTTTATATCATCCAGATCGCCCCCTCGGGCGCTATTACCAGGGGCTGGTTTGAGAGGAAGTCCGGGGACAAATATTTTGACCAGTCAGCAGAAAAGGCTGTCGTTCGCTCGAGCCCTTTGCCGCCTCTACCCGATGCCTTCAAAGGCAGTTATTTTGAGGTCGGGCTCCGCTTCACTCCTACAGGGCTGGGAAGAGAATAG
- the tolR gene encoding protein TolR, with amino-acid sequence MAFDINGGSRRLMSDINVTPMVDVMLVLLIIFMVTVPMMMQGIDINLPQVDTTAIRTESERVTISLTAEGDIYLDEYKVTLQDLGIKVQRIMEVRGTREVFLRADRAIPYGKVARIMAEIREAGVTNLGLVTESERIKPPKKQ; translated from the coding sequence ATGGCTTTTGATATAAACGGCGGCAGCCGAAGATTGATGTCCGACATCAACGTCACGCCCATGGTGGACGTGATGCTGGTGCTGCTGATTATTTTCATGGTTACGGTTCCGATGATGATGCAAGGCATTGACATCAACCTGCCTCAGGTGGACACGACCGCCATTCGCACTGAAAGCGAGCGGGTTACTATCTCGCTTACCGCAGAAGGTGACATCTATCTTGACGAGTATAAAGTCACTCTCCAGGACCTTGGCATAAAGGTCCAGCGGATCATGGAAGTTCGGGGGACCAGGGAGGTTTTCCTCCGGGCGGACAGGGCCATTCCTTACGGAAAGGTGGCTCGGATCATGGCGGAGATTCGCGAGGCCGGCGTGACCAATCTGGGACTGGTCACCGAATCGGAGCGGATCAAGCCGCCGAAAAAGCAGTAA
- the tolQ gene encoding protein TolQ — protein sequence MTSELFISILTGAGPISYTSNIWAMITHAGLMVKFVLLLLLAFSVISWTIILYKAYQIRKARRESYYFLELFWKSRSLVSIYNESRRFEASPVAEIFRVGYQELTRLRKSAREGTPEDEGGETVTIQFQGLDNIQRALRRAMSVESTRLTRSLSFLATTGNTTPFIGLFGTVWGIMGSFHEIGMVGAANLAVVAPGISEALVATAAGLAAAIPAVVAFNHFNSQVGVLETEMTNFSSDFLNILERDTLKKAGAQR from the coding sequence ATGACTTCAGAGCTGTTCATTTCAATATTAACCGGAGCGGGGCCAATTTCTTATACCAGTAATATCTGGGCCATGATTACCCATGCCGGTCTCATGGTCAAATTTGTCTTGCTCCTTCTGCTGGCCTTTTCTGTGATTTCCTGGACGATTATCCTTTACAAAGCATACCAGATTCGCAAAGCGCGCCGGGAATCCTATTATTTTCTGGAACTGTTCTGGAAGAGCCGCAGTCTGGTCTCTATCTATAATGAATCACGGAGGTTTGAGGCCAGTCCTGTGGCCGAGATCTTCCGGGTGGGATACCAGGAACTGACACGACTGCGAAAGAGCGCCCGCGAGGGGACGCCTGAGGACGAGGGCGGCGAGACCGTCACGATACAGTTTCAGGGCCTGGATAACATCCAGCGAGCGTTGCGCCGGGCCATGAGCGTTGAATCAACTCGGCTGACCCGGAGCCTTTCCTTTCTGGCCACAACAGGCAATACAACACCTTTCATCGGCCTGTTCGGGACAGTCTGGGGAATCATGGGCTCCTTTCATGAGATCGGCATGGTGGGTGCGGCCAATCTGGCCGTGGTGGCGCCGGGAATCTCAGAGGCCCTGGTGGCCACAGCCGCGGGCCTGGCCGCCGCCATCCCGGCCGTGGTGGCATTTAATCACTTTAACAGCCAGGTCGGAGTCCTTGAAACGGAGATGACCAACTTCTCCTCTGATTTCCTGAATATTCTCGAACGCGATACCTTGAAAAAGGCAGGCGCGCAGCGTTAA
- a CDS encoding GGDEF domain-containing protein, which yields MEKRKTANANLPLTSLEPDLESLRKLSHDLVDAGALSGIIKTMDGQKTPGLAFVLKNLSAASLKKILSQVDLVLPLPTDSLKTLKDLEDLVTQSRTMAELSVKDPLTALFNVRHFMGQLRVEIERVKRTERPCCLMMVDLDNFKPVNDKYGHQTGSQVLKDVAEIILKEVRTVDLVARYGGDEFAIILPDTTAISASKIAERIRQAFLDDRRTNQYNITGSFGLAACHYLDEMNFETFIEHADQSMYQAKREGGNRVCIWESDRLKEESTEVTTAEKQALFRNGT from the coding sequence ATGGAAAAACGCAAGACAGCTAACGCGAATCTTCCTCTGACTTCTCTGGAACCGGACCTTGAGTCTTTGAGGAAGTTGAGTCATGATCTCGTTGACGCCGGGGCCTTAAGCGGTATTATCAAGACTATGGATGGCCAGAAAACTCCTGGTCTGGCCTTTGTCTTGAAAAACCTGTCCGCAGCAAGCCTCAAAAAGATCCTCAGTCAGGTTGATCTGGTCCTGCCTTTACCTACCGACAGCCTAAAAACCCTCAAGGACCTCGAGGACCTGGTGACGCAGAGTCGGACCATGGCCGAACTCAGCGTCAAGGACCCCCTGACCGCGTTGTTTAATGTGCGGCATTTCATGGGGCAGCTAAGGGTTGAAATAGAACGGGTCAAGCGCACCGAACGGCCCTGCTGTTTGATGATGGTTGACCTGGACAATTTTAAACCGGTCAACGACAAGTATGGGCACCAGACGGGCAGCCAGGTTTTGAAAGACGTGGCCGAGATCATTTTAAAAGAGGTGCGCACGGTGGACCTCGTGGCGCGTTACGGCGGGGATGAATTCGCGATCATCCTGCCTGATACAACGGCCATCAGCGCCTCTAAGATTGCGGAGCGCATCCGTCAGGCCTTTCTGGACGACCGGCGGACCAATCAATACAACATCACCGGTTCGTTCGGCCTGGCGGCGTGTCATTATTTAGACGAGATGAATTTCGAGACTTTTATCGAGCATGCTGACCAGTCCATGTACCAGGCCAAGCGCGAGGGCGGGAATCGTGTCTGCATCTGGGAATCGGACAGGCTCAAGGAAGAATCCACCGAGGTGACTACGGCAGAGAAACAAGCCCTGTTCAGGAATGGAACTTAA
- a CDS encoding MinD/ParA family protein: MKRKRASSGWPLLSSFSSGKGGVGKTIVVINLAALLAGKGRQVLVVDCDLGLANVDILLGLRPRQNLYHVLKDEADIREVVIDSGAGFDLMPASSGVSDMVDISPEDQGRLISQLGTLFHQYDLVLLDTGAGISSPIIRFNHVAHENIILLTPEPTSITDAYALIKVLKTRLGRDGFHLVTNVVKDKNEGLGVGKNLARVAQRFLKANTFYLGHIVEDESVVQSVRKQKVLVQAFPKAAATACFKDLAGKIMTWTPRDERDYSRLFAKA, translated from the coding sequence GTGAAAAGAAAGAGAGCAAGCAGCGGATGGCCCTTGCTATCTTCGTTTTCAAGCGGTAAAGGGGGCGTGGGCAAGACGATCGTGGTGATCAACCTGGCCGCCCTGCTGGCCGGAAAAGGCAGGCAGGTCCTGGTGGTGGACTGCGACCTCGGATTGGCCAACGTGGACATCCTTTTAGGCCTGAGACCCAGGCAAAACCTCTACCATGTCCTCAAGGACGAAGCGGACATCCGTGAGGTGGTCATTGACTCCGGGGCTGGATTCGATCTGATGCCCGCCAGTTCCGGAGTCTCGGACATGGTTGATATCTCCCCGGAAGACCAGGGCCGTTTGATTTCCCAGCTTGGGACCCTGTTCCACCAGTATGACCTGGTGCTCCTGGATACCGGGGCCGGTATTTCTTCACCCATTATACGGTTCAATCATGTGGCTCATGAAAACATCATTCTCCTGACCCCTGAACCCACCTCCATTACCGACGCTTACGCCTTGATCAAGGTCCTCAAGACCCGCCTGGGCCGGGACGGCTTCCATCTGGTGACCAACGTCGTCAAGGACAAGAACGAAGGCCTTGGGGTTGGAAAAAATCTAGCCAGGGTAGCGCAGCGCTTCCTCAAGGCCAACACCTTTTATTTAGGTCATATCGTTGAGGATGAATCAGTCGTTCAGTCTGTGAGGAAGCAAAAGGTTTTGGTGCAGGCCTTCCCCAAGGCGGCCGCCACAGCCTGTTTCAAGGACCTGGCCGGGAAAATCATGACCTGGACTCCCAGAGATGAACGGGATTATTCCCGCCTGTTTGCCAAGGCCTAG
- a CDS encoding GerMN domain-containing protein, translated as MGKLSGEKDSEKPIGPWPIWLALLFTLLFASPAYSLQITLYFPHKNEPSLGVEKREINFGSSLTEQARNVVLALMAGPQTNLTPVFNPGEHLRQVFVDQAGIAYVDLMATAIRGLHAGVLRERLCLWSLINSLCLNLEGVKAVEVLIEGQKVRTLFGHVDLSHALYPDLSLIKKHGRK; from the coding sequence GTGGGCAAGCTAAGTGGCGAAAAAGACAGCGAAAAACCGATAGGCCCATGGCCTATCTGGCTGGCCCTCCTTTTCACCCTTTTGTTCGCTTCCCCTGCTTACTCACTGCAAATAACTTTATACTTCCCTCACAAGAATGAGCCTTCCTTAGGTGTTGAGAAACGGGAGATCAACTTTGGCTCATCCCTGACCGAGCAAGCCCGGAACGTGGTCCTAGCCCTCATGGCCGGCCCGCAAACCAACCTCACGCCGGTCTTTAATCCCGGTGAGCATCTGAGGCAGGTCTTTGTGGACCAGGCCGGGATCGCCTACGTGGATCTCATGGCGACTGCCATTCGAGGGCTGCACGCCGGCGTGCTGCGGGAACGTTTGTGCCTGTGGTCTCTGATCAACTCCCTCTGCCTGAACCTGGAAGGCGTCAAGGCGGTCGAGGTCCTGATCGAGGGCCAGAAGGTCCGGACCCTTTTCGGGCATGTGGATTTATCCCATGCCCTTTACCCTGACTTGAGCTTGATAAAAAAACATGGCCGAAAGTAA
- the fusA gene encoding elongation factor G → MAESNRLRRTRNIGIIAHIDAGKTTLTERILYYTGRTHKMGEVHNGEATMDWMPEEQERGITITSAVTTCQWREAVINIIDTPGHVDFTIEVERSLRILDGAIGVFCAVGGVEPQSETVWRQADHYHVPKIAFINKMDRIGADFNNVVSMLRERLEANVLELQLPWGKEENFQGVIDLLRMKCLTWDAETLGEVMEETEIPPEMIPEAEKARLRLLETVAETDDQIMEKYLSDEEITTAELLSAIGRATVNLELVPVFCGAALRNQGVQPLLDGIVNFLPSPLDIEVVRGMVPESNKLETRPAAANVPLAALVFKVMMDQGRKLSYLRVYSGRMKRGGEVLNVRPNQRERLARILRMHSNKRERIDEASAGDIVAVMGLKSAITGDTISDPDHPIQLESIEVYEPVINVAVEPKTSSDQEKVTTVLAKLAEEDPTFRFWMDEDTGQTIISGMGELHLDVLVHRLEREFSVDLNVGRPQVVFRETVSQEVEVKGCFDRALGGTPHFASVWLRVWPLKRGSGFRYYSGLDAGVLPEPFEQAVEEAVMNAAGSGVILGYPVIDVAVTLFKAEYKEGVSTEPDFRVAAGQAFQEACQQAAPVLLEPIMKVEVIVPEEFVGDVITDLNTRLGRIENIASRKTFRVITTVVPLSELFGYATALRSASQGRGTFTMQFFSFDLVARKNQ, encoded by the coding sequence ATGGCCGAAAGTAACCGACTGCGCAGAACCCGGAACATCGGGATCATCGCTCACATTGACGCGGGTAAGACCACTCTGACCGAGCGAATTTTATACTATACCGGCCGGACGCACAAGATGGGCGAGGTCCACAACGGCGAGGCCACCATGGACTGGATGCCCGAGGAGCAGGAACGAGGCATCACCATCACTTCGGCCGTGACGACCTGCCAGTGGCGGGAGGCGGTCATTAACATCATTGACACTCCCGGTCACGTGGACTTCACCATCGAGGTCGAACGAAGCCTTCGCATTTTAGATGGCGCCATCGGGGTCTTCTGCGCCGTGGGCGGGGTGGAGCCTCAATCCGAAACCGTGTGGCGTCAGGCCGATCATTACCACGTGCCCAAGATTGCGTTTATCAATAAGATGGACCGAATCGGGGCGGATTTTAATAACGTCGTTTCCATGCTCAGAGAGCGGTTGGAGGCGAATGTTCTTGAGCTTCAGCTTCCCTGGGGCAAGGAGGAAAACTTTCAGGGGGTCATTGACCTGCTCCGCATGAAGTGTCTGACCTGGGATGCGGAAACCCTGGGGGAGGTGATGGAGGAGACGGAGATACCGCCGGAGATGATCCCAGAGGCTGAAAAGGCCAGGCTGAGGCTCCTGGAGACGGTGGCTGAGACCGACGACCAGATCATGGAAAAGTACCTGAGCGACGAGGAGATTACTACGGCCGAGCTCCTGTCCGCTATTGGGCGGGCGACCGTCAATCTTGAACTGGTGCCTGTTTTTTGCGGCGCGGCCTTGAGAAATCAGGGCGTGCAGCCGCTCCTGGATGGCATCGTGAATTTCCTGCCTTCCCCGCTGGACATCGAGGTTGTCAGGGGTATGGTCCCAGAGAGCAATAAACTGGAAACGCGGCCGGCTGCGGCAAATGTCCCGCTGGCCGCTCTGGTTTTTAAGGTTATGATGGATCAGGGCCGAAAGCTATCCTACCTCAGGGTTTACTCTGGAAGGATGAAGAGAGGGGGCGAGGTCCTGAATGTTCGGCCGAATCAGCGCGAGCGGCTGGCGCGTATCCTGAGGATGCACTCGAACAAGCGGGAGCGGATTGATGAGGCCTCTGCCGGGGACATCGTCGCCGTAATGGGGCTCAAGTCCGCCATCACCGGTGACACCATCTCCGACCCGGACCATCCTATTCAGCTTGAATCCATCGAGGTTTATGAGCCGGTCATCAATGTGGCCGTGGAACCGAAGACCTCTTCGGATCAGGAGAAGGTCACGACCGTCCTGGCCAAGCTGGCTGAGGAGGACCCGACCTTTCGTTTCTGGATGGACGAGGACACCGGCCAGACCATCATCTCTGGCATGGGGGAACTGCATCTTGACGTGCTGGTCCATCGGCTCGAACGGGAGTTTTCCGTGGACCTGAACGTGGGCCGGCCTCAGGTGGTCTTTCGGGAGACGGTGAGCCAAGAGGTCGAAGTCAAAGGCTGTTTTGACCGGGCGTTGGGCGGCACGCCTCATTTCGCCTCAGTCTGGCTGAGGGTATGGCCTTTGAAAAGAGGGTCCGGCTTTCGATATTACAGCGGCCTGGATGCCGGGGTCCTGCCAGAACCCTTCGAGCAGGCCGTGGAAGAGGCGGTGATGAATGCGGCCGGAAGCGGAGTCATCCTGGGCTATCCGGTCATTGACGTCGCAGTGACCTTATTTAAGGCTGAATACAAGGAGGGGGTTTCAACCGAGCCCGACTTTCGTGTGGCGGCCGGTCAGGCTTTTCAGGAGGCCTGCCAGCAGGCCGCGCCGGTCCTTCTGGAACCGATCATGAAGGTCGAGGTCATCGTGCCTGAGGAGTTCGTGGGCGATGTGATTACTGACTTAAACACCCGCCTGGGCAGGATCGAAAACATTGCCTCCCGCAAGACATTCAGAGTCATTACCACGGTGGTGCCGCTTTCTGAATTATTCGGATACGCCACGGCCCTGCGCTCGGCCAGTCAGGGTCGAGGCACCTTTACCATGCAGTTCTTCAGCTTCGACCTGGTGGCGCGAAAGAATCAGTGA
- a CDS encoding SurA N-terminal domain-containing protein — MLDLMRRHAKSWIINVMIGAIVVVFVFWGAGSFRERSPQYVAIVNDEAIGFTEYQEAYRNLYEQARNQYRQIWSDDLVKTLDLKNQALETLINQRLLSQMARSLNLEVTQNELQEGILNSPAFQVDGLFNAGKYRSILARIGFTPESYEILKRRDLTIQQMNRLIISFVKVVPAEVRENYHFTRDRVDVEFILFKAGDFRNKVKTTPEELKDYFEKNKLRYQVPAKVKVAYLAIRPKDLEDQITIEPSEVEEFYEFNLDKYREPEKVKARHILFKVDEAASPDEVARIKTQAELVLKQAKAGEDFATLARKHSQDSTAKEGGELGWMARDQLVKPFSEAAFKLKKGEVSDLVRTQYGFHIIKVEDHREAGIRPLEEVKAEIEKKIISDNARELAADLAVEVYEKASLNQDFKAVIKEYKLTPVFTDFFSINEPVDDLGLQRTFTELAHSLKEGEIGPLVDLPDGHYLIKALEKRDSYIPALDKIKESVRSNLVDEKAGELARKEAVRFLAALGKDGRWDQLTQDFNLSPESTGPFTRIGGIPKIGINETLTAAAFALTQPGQTAPEPYEDDKGFYIIRLKKIIPASEESFEKEQTALTRRLQIIKSQNYLRQWLEDLRARSIIKINEELM; from the coding sequence ATGCTTGATTTAATGCGAAGACATGCCAAGAGTTGGATCATTAATGTCATGATTGGAGCCATTGTCGTGGTCTTCGTTTTCTGGGGAGCAGGAAGCTTTCGCGAACGCAGTCCCCAGTACGTCGCAATAGTCAATGACGAAGCCATTGGGTTTACCGAGTATCAGGAAGCTTACCGCAACCTGTACGAACAGGCCCGGAACCAGTACCGGCAGATCTGGAGTGACGACCTGGTCAAGACCCTGGACCTGAAAAACCAGGCCCTCGAAACCCTGATCAACCAGCGGCTGCTTTCGCAGATGGCGCGCTCTTTGAATCTCGAAGTCACCCAGAATGAACTCCAAGAAGGCATTTTAAACTCACCCGCTTTCCAGGTTGACGGCCTCTTCAATGCAGGGAAATACCGCAGCATTCTGGCCCGGATCGGTTTCACGCCGGAGAGTTACGAAATTCTCAAGCGCAGAGATCTGACCATCCAGCAAATGAACCGCCTCATCATAAGTTTCGTCAAGGTCGTTCCAGCGGAGGTCCGTGAAAATTACCATTTCACCAGGGACAGGGTTGACGTGGAGTTCATTCTCTTTAAAGCCGGGGATTTCAGAAACAAGGTCAAGACTACTCCAGAAGAACTGAAGGACTACTTTGAAAAGAACAAGCTCAGGTACCAGGTTCCGGCCAAGGTCAAAGTCGCCTACCTGGCTATCCGGCCCAAAGACCTGGAAGACCAGATTACGATTGAACCGTCTGAGGTCGAGGAGTTCTATGAGTTCAACCTAGATAAATATCGAGAGCCGGAAAAGGTCAAGGCCCGGCATATCCTGTTCAAGGTGGACGAGGCCGCTTCTCCTGATGAGGTCGCCCGGATCAAGACTCAGGCCGAACTCGTGCTCAAGCAGGCCAAGGCAGGAGAAGACTTTGCCACTCTGGCCAGAAAGCATTCCCAGGACTCCACCGCCAAGGAAGGTGGAGAGTTGGGCTGGATGGCCCGGGACCAGTTGGTCAAACCTTTTTCTGAAGCTGCGTTTAAGCTTAAAAAGGGTGAGGTCAGCGACCTGGTCCGGACTCAATACGGGTTTCATATCATCAAGGTCGAAGATCACCGTGAAGCTGGAATACGCCCCCTGGAAGAAGTGAAGGCTGAAATCGAGAAGAAGATCATCTCGGACAATGCCCGGGAACTGGCTGCGGACCTGGCGGTTGAGGTTTATGAAAAAGCCAGTCTGAACCAGGATTTCAAAGCGGTGATCAAGGAATACAAGCTCACTCCGGTCTTCACAGATTTTTTCTCCATCAACGAGCCGGTGGATGATCTGGGCCTTCAGAGGACATTCACAGAATTGGCCCACTCGCTTAAAGAAGGAGAGATCGGCCCCCTGGTTGACCTCCCGGATGGTCATTACCTCATCAAGGCGCTGGAAAAAAGAGACTCATATATCCCGGCCCTGGATAAGATCAAGGAATCGGTCAGGAGTAACCTGGTGGATGAAAAGGCCGGTGAGCTGGCCCGGAAAGAGGCTGTTCGTTTTCTGGCCGCGCTTGGTAAAGATGGCCGCTGGGATCAACTGACCCAGGATTTTAACCTCAGTCCTGAATCCACCGGCCCTTTCACACGTATTGGCGGCATCCCCAAGATTGGAATCAATGAAACCCTCACCGCGGCCGCCTTCGCCCTGACCCAGCCCGGACAAACCGCACCAGAGCCCTATGAGGATGATAAAGGCTTCTACATCATTCGCCTTAAAAAGATCATCCCTGCTTCCGAGGAATCATTTGAAAAAGAACAGACAGCCCTGACCCGGCGCCTCCAGATCATAAAGAGCCAGAATTACCTGCGTCAGTGGCTTGAGGATTTACGCGCCCGGTCCATAATCAAGATCAATGAAGAGTTGATGTAA
- the ndhC gene encoding NADH-quinone oxidoreductase subunit A, with product MAAFLLKDYFFVLIFFLVGIAFAAVPLILAALITPKTIGQDTLKTYESGMLPFGSAWVQFGVAYYLFALIFLAFDVDVLFLFPVLMAYGEQFVIRDFIELIIFIGILSLAIIYAWREGVFDWK from the coding sequence ATGGCTGCTTTCTTGTTGAAAGACTACTTCTTTGTATTGATTTTTTTCCTGGTCGGGATTGCTTTTGCTGCGGTTCCTTTAATTTTAGCCGCTCTGATTACTCCCAAAACCATAGGACAAGACACGCTCAAGACTTATGAAAGCGGGATGCTTCCTTTTGGGAGCGCCTGGGTTCAATTTGGCGTGGCTTACTACCTTTTTGCCTTGATCTTTCTGGCCTTTGACGTAGATGTCCTCTTTCTCTTCCCCGTACTTATGGCTTACGGGGAGCAGTTTGTCATTCGGGACTTCATTGAATTAATTATTTTTATAGGCATTCTTAGTCTGGCCATTATTTACGCCTGGCGTGAGGGTGTTTTTGATTGGAAGTAA
- a CDS encoding NADH-quinone oxidoreductase subunit B, translating to MTSESEGKLIRSAEPIIHLTTLENILGVPRASSLMVLTFGLACCAIEMMAAGAAKFDWGRFGVIPRGTPRQADLMIIAGTISRKMAPTIVTLWEQMAAPKWVLAMGNCAISGGPFAHETQYAIVNGADEIVPVDVYVPGCPPRPEGLIQGILTLQDKITGGQKNNVLRRFDRQRGDRRDFIKRVKRID from the coding sequence GTGACTTCTGAAAGTGAGGGAAAACTGATTCGTTCGGCCGAGCCGATCATTCACCTTACTACCCTGGAAAATATTCTCGGCGTACCGCGGGCCAGTTCGCTCATGGTCTTGACCTTCGGGCTTGCCTGCTGCGCCATTGAGATGATGGCTGCCGGCGCGGCAAAGTTTGACTGGGGGCGTTTCGGTGTCATTCCCAGAGGTACGCCCCGGCAGGCGGACTTGATGATCATCGCCGGGACCATCTCGCGTAAGATGGCGCCGACCATTGTAACCTTATGGGAACAGATGGCCGCCCCGAAATGGGTTCTCGCCATGGGCAACTGCGCTATCTCCGGGGGGCCATTCGCTCATGAAACCCAGTATGCCATTGTCAACGGTGCGGATGAGATTGTGCCGGTTGACGTTTATGTTCCTGGCTGCCCTCCCCGGCCGGAGGGATTGATCCAAGGCATTTTAACCCTCCAGGATAAGATCACCGGCGGTCAGAAAAACAACGTCCTTCGGAGATTTGACAGACAGCGAGGCGACAGGCGTGACTTCATCAAACGTGTCAAAAGAATTGATTGA
- a CDS encoding NADH-quinone oxidoreductase subunit C translates to MSKELIEELAPVEVHDVDYTKAGSHVDVTVEPDQVHRVAEWLNGRGYFLEDLTAVDRGSLREMVYRFNQHIEAHRITIRVNLGPEDEVDTISDIYAAANWQERECHEFLGVKFKGHPDLRRLLLPEDADFFPLRKDFKVPPEALAPEYYQEEND, encoded by the coding sequence GTGTCAAAAGAATTGATTGAAGAGTTGGCGCCGGTGGAGGTCCACGATGTGGACTACACCAAAGCCGGGTCTCACGTGGACGTGACCGTAGAGCCGGACCAGGTGCACAGGGTTGCCGAATGGCTGAACGGCCGGGGGTACTTCCTGGAGGACCTTACTGCGGTGGACAGAGGAAGCCTTCGGGAGATGGTATACCGCTTTAATCAGCATATCGAGGCTCACCGCATTACTATCAGGGTCAATCTTGGTCCTGAGGACGAGGTGGATACGATCAGCGATATTTACGCTGCCGCGAACTGGCAGGAGCGGGAGTGTCACGAGTTTTTAGGGGTCAAGTTCAAGGGTCATCCAGACCTGAGGCGCCTCCTTTTACCGGAAGACGCCGACTTCTTTCCTTTGCGCAAGGATTTCAAGGTTCCGCCTGAGGCGCTGGCGCCTGAATATTATCAGGAAGAAAATGACTGA